Proteins encoded in a region of the Dreissena polymorpha isolate Duluth1 chromosome 6, UMN_Dpol_1.0, whole genome shotgun sequence genome:
- the LOC127835972 gene encoding uncharacterized protein LOC127835972, producing MSPGYYRCFVKDYAKVVRPLNYLLVGHPTNKDSKKSKKKKTPWIRGDQQQKAFEDITHILTNQPVLGYADFTKPFLVSVDASTEGIGAVLYQEQNGLERVISYASRGFRASERNYPAHKLGFLCLKWAISENVHDYLYGNTFIVDGQDVLQLVLLESYRDWAMKGLHDDVGHQGRDRTFWLVKQRFFWPGLEKDVVQTARTCPNCLRRKSSTKAQAHLSKGVYENILVITDNFTRYVQAIPTRNQTAQTTARVLFENFFSNYSFPARLHSDQGRSFESMVIRDLCSIAGVQ from the exons ATGTCACCAG GTTATTACAGATGCTTTGTAAAGGACTATGCAAAGGTTGTCAGGCCGCTGAATTACCTACTTGTTGGTCATCCCACTAACAAAGATTCCAAGAAGTCAAAGAAGAAGAAAACTCCATGGATACGAGGAGACCAGCAGCAGAAGGCCTTTGAGGACATTACGCATATTCTAACCAATCAACCAGTACTTGGATATGCTGATTTTACTAAACCATTTCTCGTTTCTGTCGATGCGTCTACAGAGGGTATTGGCGCCGTACTTTATCAGGAACAGAATGGTTTGGAGCGTGTCATCAGCTACGCCAGTAGAGGTTTTCGTGCAAGCGAGAGGAACTACCCTGCGCACAAGCTGGGGTTTCTGTGTCTGAAGTGGGCCATCTCGGAAAATGTTCACGACTACCTTTATGGAAACACCTTCATC GTAGACGGTCAGGATGTGTTGCAGCTAGTTTTACTAGAGAGCTACAGAGACTGGGCCATGAAAGGACTCCATGATGATGTCGGTCACCAAGGACGAGACAGGACATTTTGGTTGGTGAAGCAGCGGTTCTTCTGGCCAGGCCTGGAGAAGGATGTAGTGCAAACGGCTCGAACCTGTCCCAACTGCCTGAGGAGGAAGTCATCTACCAAAGCCCAAGCACACCTG TCCAAGGGTGTATACGAGAACATCCTCGTCATCACGGACAACTTCACTCGCTACGTCCAAGCCATACCAACTCGAAACCAGACTGCACAGACCACGGCTAGAGTCCTGTTTGAGAATTTCTTCTCCAACTACTCGTTTCCAGCAAGACTGCATAGCGACCAGGGAAGAAGCTTCGAGAGCATGGTCATTAGGGATTTATGTAGCATAGCAGGAGTGCAGTAG